CCGGCGTGATCGGCCTGGCCCTCGATGAAAATCTCGATGCGGGTGATGCCGGCGATCGCGGTGACGATGCCGATGTCGCGGCGTTCGTTTTCCAGAACCGGCCCCTGCTCGATATGCAGTTCCAGAAAGGCGCTGATATCGGTGCGCTTAAGCTGGGCGATCCTTGATGGGTCCCCGCCCGCATCGACGATGCCCTGACGCAGAGTCAAATCCCCCTCGCTACGGCTCAGCCATCCATCCGGGATCAGCCCGGCCATGCCGCGGCTGCCGATACAGGAGACGCCGAAGATCGAGACTTCCTCCGCGAGGAAATCGACGATCTCCAGATCATGATCGAGGCGGATGCCGGCATCATCCAGCGCGCGCGCCACTTCAAGAGCGGCGGCAACACCGGCGATACCATCGAAGCGGCCGCCTTCCGGCACTGTATCGGAATGCGAGCCGAGCATGATGGTGCCGAGGCCGGATTTGCGGCCCTTGCGTTTTCCGATCAGGTTGCCGCTGGCATCGATACGGGTCTCAAGACCGGCGGCCTTGAACTGGCGATCGAGGAAGGCGCGGCCTTCGAGAAACATCGGCGTGAAGGCGCGGCGGGTGTAGGGCCTGTCGGGCTCGGTGATCCGCGCCAGCCCCTTGATGACGTCGGCAATGCGCGTCGCATCAACCGGCAGATTGGTCTGCGATGCCTTCATCCGATCGCCCCCGCAAGCGGCAGGCTTGCCGGCGGCCGCACGAAGCGGCCGTCGCCGGGGGCGGCCAGCACCTTGCCGTCTTCATAGATCTTGCGACCGCGATTGTAGGTCGCCGCCACGCGCCATGGCAGGCGGATGCCGTTGTAAGGCGACCAGCCAACGACATTGTTGCCGCTCTCGGCAGCGTCGTAGACATAAGCCTCGGGCGTCAGCACCGCGATATCGGCATGCTTTCCGACTTCCAGCGCGCCCTTCTCGTGATCGAGGCGGAAGTGTCGCGCCGGGTTCAGCGCCATCAACTCGGCCGCGCGGGTGAGCGGAACGCCACGCTCCAGCGCGCTCTTGATAAACAACGGCACCATCACCTCCAGCCCCGGTACGCCGGAGGAATTGGCGAGCATATCCGGATTGGTCTTGCGGTTTTCCGACCAGCTGACGTGATCGGTCGAAACCAGTGTGATATTGCCCTCGGCTACATGCCGCCAGAGTTTTTCCACCTCGGCGCGCGGGCGGATCGGCGGGTTGATCTTGGCCTTGCCGCCGAGACGGCGCACGTCGTTTTCCTCGTCCAGTACCAGATAGTGGATGCAGCATTCAATTGTCGCGCGAAAACCTTGTGCCCGATAGCTGCGGGCGATGTCGTAGCCACGTCCTACCGAGCAATGAACCACATGAGCCGGGCAGCCGGTGGCGGCGCCGGTCTCATAAATCTGGTTGGTGGCGAGCAGTTCCGTCAGCGGCGGGCGCGACAGGCCATGGGCGCGGTAATCGGTGATGCCGGCGGCCTTGACCTTCTCGATTGCAGCGCGGACGGCCTCGTCATCCTCGTTGTGGACACCTGCCGTCAGCCCTGTCGGGGCGATAGCGGCAAAGCAATCTGCCAGCAATGCGGCCGGGATACGCGGAAACCGCTTCGGGTCGGTGCCGAAGGTCGAGAACTTGAAGGCCGCGACGCCTGCCTCGACCATTTCGGGAATACGTGCCGACCCTTCCTCGGGATCGATCGTGCCGTAAAGCGCGAAATCGATACGGGCCTGCGCCCCGGCATGGGCAATCTTGCGGCGCACGGCATCGCCCGAGCAGACGAGATCGCCCTCGTCATAGGGCATATCGACAATGGTGGTGACGCCGCCGGCTGCCGCCGAGCGCGTCGACCAGATGAAATCCTCCTGATCCTTCTGGCTCAGCGAATGCACCTGCGCATCGATCGCACCGGGCAGGATCAGCGCCTTGCCGAGATCATGGCTTTCTCGCGCAGAGGGCATCGCGCCCTGGCCGAGAACGGCGATGCGCTCGCCGATGACGCCGATATGGCCGTCCTCGACGATCCTGTCGGGCAGAACCAGCGTTCCCTTCAAGACGAGATCGAAATCGGCCATGCCCGGTTCCCTTCAAATCGCGAGAGCAAAGAAATCGTCGAATTCCGGCATCGGCGCCGCCGAGACGAAACTGCGGCGCAGATCGGGGCAGGAAAACGCCCTCCGCAGCGCCTCGATCTCTTCCGAGAGCGGCCGGTCCTGCAGGTACATCGGGCTAATGTCACGCACCCGGTCATAGGCAAGCTTGGCGGTCGCCTGCGGTTTGTCGCCGAGCAGATCGACGGCCTGCGCCGACAGCAGCGCCTCGATGGCGCCCATCTGGCAGAGATCACGCACCTGCGCCTCCATGCGCTCGACGATCAGCGGCAGGAAGGTTGCCTCCTCCTCAAGTCCGCCGGCAACGACGATGGATTGCGCCGACAGCGGCACGGCATTGGACTGGACGCGCATGTAGAGTTCGACGGCGAGCTTCATCAGCGGGCCGAGGCCGCTTGCGACTTCGCCGGGCGCGACGAGATTGATCGGCAGGTTGCGCCGAACGCCGTTGGAGAGGAGAACGCAGCGATTGAGCACGTTGCGGGCGACATGGGAGAAGGCGATCTGTGCCGTCTCAATATAGAGCGTCGTCGTCAGCGGCAGCGAGGCACCGGAAGAATGCACCTGTCCGCCCAGCACCACCGGATTGTCATCGGAGAGATAGGTCGCATCGAGCAACCGCTCGGCCGCAACCACGAGCGTATCAGCTGCTGCACCGAAGACCTGCGCCGTCATGCGCAGGCTCAAGGGATCGTGGATCGCCGTCGGCAGCGGCCAGTCGACCATATCCGACTGGCCATAAAGCCAGGAACCGACCAGCGCCTCGCCACGCGTGCCAAGCGTCGCAGCCACCCGCCAGGGATCGGCGGACGCACCGAGCGCCAGCGACGACATGAGCCCCGTCACCATCAGAACCCGCACACCTGATGCGGCCTCGCGAATGACTTCGGCCGCGGCAGCATAGGCCGTGGCGTTGACGCTGAGGGCCGCCAGTGCATCCCGCGGCTGCATGCCGAACGGCGTTATACCCGCGCGTATCAAAGCTTCGCTCGCATCGAGAAGCTCGCCGCCATAAAAGGCCTTGCCGACCCCCGTGAGCACCGAGGCAACCTGCCCCATCAGCCCGATATCGGCGCATCCGATCGAGCCGTGGCGGTGCACCGCAGGCACCACGTCATGCTCCAGAAGGGCCAGAAACGCATTGACCAGCTCGACGCTGCATCCGGTATGGCCGCCCAGCGCTGT
This genomic stretch from Pararhizobium capsulatum DSM 1112 harbors:
- a CDS encoding dihydroorotase, translating into MADFDLVLKGTLVLPDRIVEDGHIGVIGERIAVLGQGAMPSARESHDLGKALILPGAIDAQVHSLSQKDQEDFIWSTRSAAAGGVTTIVDMPYDEGDLVCSGDAVRRKIAHAGAQARIDFALYGTIDPEEGSARIPEMVEAGVAAFKFSTFGTDPKRFPRIPAALLADCFAAIAPTGLTAGVHNEDDEAVRAAIEKVKAAGITDYRAHGLSRPPLTELLATNQIYETGAATGCPAHVVHCSVGRGYDIARSYRAQGFRATIECCIHYLVLDEENDVRRLGGKAKINPPIRPRAEVEKLWRHVAEGNITLVSTDHVSWSENRKTNPDMLANSSGVPGLEVMVPLFIKSALERGVPLTRAAELMALNPARHFRLDHEKGALEVGKHADIAVLTPEAYVYDAAESGNNVVGWSPYNGIRLPWRVAATYNRGRKIYEDGKVLAAPGDGRFVRPPASLPLAGAIG
- a CDS encoding Zn-dependent hydrolase, with the translated sequence MKASQTNLPVDATRIADVIKGLARITEPDRPYTRRAFTPMFLEGRAFLDRQFKAAGLETRIDASGNLIGKRKGRKSGLGTIMLGSHSDTVPEGGRFDGIAGVAAALEVARALDDAGIRLDHDLEIVDFLAEEVSIFGVSCIGSRGMAGLIPDGWLSRSEGDLTLRQGIVDAGGDPSRIAQLKRTDISAFLELHIEQGPVLENERRDIGIVTAIAGITRIEIFIEGQADHAGTTPVGARRDALVAGAALVADVERVALRLSEGEWHFTATVGEFEIEPNAANVVPSRARLLIDARAERREDMERFITEVDRMAVELQRDRGVTVSSPKIVSDNMPTPADITVMAALEAAAENAGALFRRMASGAGHDAAWMARISRSAMIFVPCREGRSHTPDEWAENDDITLGAAVLVGAVRRLDTELQEQT
- a CDS encoding aromatic amino acid lyase; translated protein: MQAATKTIVLTGQPLSFSTLERIGSGEHSTVVSDLAMDRVRSARTVITDRIALGLPVYGANTGVGSMKDKLWTAGDLDQFNASLVKAHHFGTGPLFSSSVVRKAMAIRVNTALGGHTGCSVELVNAFLALLEHDVVPAVHRHGSIGCADIGLMGQVASVLTGVGKAFYGGELLDASEALIRAGITPFGMQPRDALAALSVNATAYAAAAEVIREAASGVRVLMVTGLMSSLALGASADPWRVAATLGTRGEALVGSWLYGQSDMVDWPLPTAIHDPLSLRMTAQVFGAAADTLVVAAERLLDATYLSDDNPVVLGGQVHSSGASLPLTTTLYIETAQIAFSHVARNVLNRCVLLSNGVRRNLPINLVAPGEVASGLGPLMKLAVELYMRVQSNAVPLSAQSIVVAGGLEEEATFLPLIVERMEAQVRDLCQMGAIEALLSAQAVDLLGDKPQATAKLAYDRVRDISPMYLQDRPLSEEIEALRRAFSCPDLRRSFVSAAPMPEFDDFFALAI